CCTGAGGTTAAGCTGCGCCGAGATGCACCAAGATCACTCCGAAGCAGGGAAGATTCTGTTTACTCCCATGACTACGCAGCTCGGCAACAAATGTCATGCAGCCAAGAACATTCAGCTCCGGATGCACAAAGACCTCTGCAACGTCCATCTGGCAGACAGCCATCGGTCCCAGACATCGCAAATTTCGCAAATCCACTTCGTAGCAAGGAAAACTTGTATCTCGAATACCGGCCGCGTTACTATGAAAGCTCGGGAATGACACCATATTATCTACAGCCTATAGGGCCCTGTGATGAACCATTGGAGCCAAAAACATCTGAAACTGAACGCCAGTACAGTACACCATATGAATCCAGCCGCAGACGCGCGTCGCCTCCTTTACCGGCCCGTGATGGAATTACCAATCACGCTAGTTTGAGGTTCGTgctttttggaccaaaatgtaTTTTAGTCAATCATAAAAAACTCCCTGGTTATttggcaatagaaacaaattaatttgatcttttgatcgaccatcgatgcttggtcgatccttattatttatgaaatcaatttattgactattgttaattgtaatAACATATGAATCTGTGATTTatcagttcattaataacaagcatcgaagcagcatcaacggtcgatccaaagatttgtttctggtgccttatatTAGGAACCTCACTAAAGCTAGCCCGGTGGCAGAAGGACTCGTGTTatatcatatgtgaccgtccatctcaaaccgctcgtaaagtcggcaaattgtatttcgagttacagtgcaaaatgtacatagaggttgtattcatatgtccctaatatttgtcctacatgtttctcatttttgtCCAGTCAAACACTAATccttaatcctattgttgaagaggataataagcttatactaatgtatagaattagtaaaaagcttaagtctttgtttgctttggctaaatcctgttcaagtggtgggttaaccaacaattaacaatgagaggacattcctgaacctcgtttagttggggatgatttgaagtgaccaccaattatgaccatttgaccagcaatgtggaaaaagagaaataatgtagtgccaaagttatgtacccttttactgaaggagcaaagtttaacaagttataactccgcttctggatatcgtttgaagtcaaatgatatatcattgtaaaggttatgatatatattttctgaacACGGAagaaaaattgaccaggggccgactttacgagcgtttcgacctggacggtcacatatggtttTAAAATTGGTTTCCCTTCAATTGGGCACATTGACTGGAAGAGGGAGAGCATTTTTTATCCTATCCCGATACAGGTGGTTACCAAGGCGTAGGTGTGTGGCGCCCGTAACCGGTAAGGATATGAAATAGTGCCCCTTCCCTATAGGTTGCTAAAATGACTCTTCCTGAACGAATTTTGCGAAGGCGCGCGGAAATGTGCACATATGTTACTAATCATTTCGGTACATTGCGCTAAAACCGTCTcataatttttgtgttttttaacgTCCGTGAAGCGCgtaaaaatgtcaactttcatTGTTTGGAGAGAGGCGAATAATGAATCTATACATAAATTGACCCTCCcatccaggggcgtagcaagagcatcaggggcccgtggacaaggagcagtacgggcccttttaaccagggtgggatttaccttatgggggccctggtcgaaatttggaggccccgaactcacgtgccgaggaaggcatacTGTGCACATAAGTCAgcggccaagttttggtttacgtaactatactatagacatgatagagggggactacatattttgttccaaaattttttcagactattttagcccaagatcaacatgaattttgctatttgaatgaGCGTGAAGCGCgggaaaaattaaaattttagcctattttggccaaaaaacatgttgttattcatgttattggggttaaaagaaagattcaTAGGGCAATTTGGAGGCCcaggacccgggcccatctgcccatcggccctgctctccattatcagcccttatttaattttcgcttttgtgctcaggcccctgaaccctcggggcccatggacttcgtccaccctgtcccccgcttgctacgcccttgCTCCCATCCACTACGGTTAATGTTACTATTCATGCTATTGTTTAGGTTGCTGGTTTGCTGCATAACTTGAACAGTTAGGAACTCTGGATATTTCTCCAAATTAGGTGGTTGGATTATTTGGGAAAACTTTTGaactttggatttaaaaaaaaaacgttttacaCTTTCCAATTCAAGGTGGGCCAAGTAAGACTGGGGGAAAATACTGCGATTTTTGAAACGGGGACAGTGCCCAGGGCTTTAGATGTTAGTAAACAGTGCAGTCCTTTCTTAATTTTTTCCATTTCTTTTAATATTTCATATACAGGCGATTTGTGGAAAATAAACGACAGGACAATGTGACAATTACATTCCAAGAATCGGACCTACAGGGAGGGAAAAGATTGCACTTAGCAAATATTCGCGGGTCAATTTggtacacacagaaaaaaaaaggtGTCCAAGTGACCTCTTAATAGAGTCCTGGTTTGTCCTGGAGATAACTCCCATTTTAGATCAGTCTGACACTAATAAAAGAGTCTACCCACTTGACTCCTCCAAGAGTCCCCCATATGGGACTCTCTTTTGGAGTCATCTCCAGGACAAAGTCTTGACACCTACGGAAGGGTTTGCATGACTCATTTAGGCCTCCACCCACCCGACCCTTGGAGGAGTCCACGATACAGGACTCTTTTTGGAGTCATCTCCAGGACAAAGTCTTGACACCTACAGAAGGGTTTGCATGACTCTTTATAGGGCTTCACCCAGCTGACCCTTGGAGGAGTCCACAATACAGGACTCTTTTTGGAGTCATTTCTTGCCACCCAAAGAAGCaaacaaatcatgaaaaaaaaaatcaaaaaaaatagtCAGTAGTGTTTATTGTCCTTACATTAAGTCCTACAATACCTGGCTCCCTATTTTACAACGGATGCAAATTACTCaacttaaatttatacaattcacTTAACTTACACttaccgggattcgaaccagggacctctaACATATAAGACTGacgctctaccgactgagctaactgGGTTTACAAATGTGACGAAGTGTTTCAAGTTTATATAAGCAATTTTTGATGACTAAACAGGCCAAGGCGCATCTTTTTAGGGATACTGATCAAATTTACAGTAAATATTTGATAACATTTActataaatgttgatttaaaaagtaatataaaataataatgttaCTGATGATTGAATTCGAAAATATTAGTATCGTTAGTTATATTTTATTagggttatattatatatgttattattaagcattttcattattatcatcatcatattattatttattagtgctattatatattattattattatcattattattattattattattattattattattattattattattattattattattattattattattattattattattattattgttataattagttATCACCCACCTGACCCTCGGAGGAGTCCACGATACATGGCTCTTTTTCCAGGACTCAGTCTTGACACTTATACAAGGGTTTGCATGACTCCTTATAGGGCTTCACCCAGCTGACCCTGGGAGGAGTCCACAATACAGGACTCTCTTTGGAGTCACGCAGGCTAAACGAAATCAGGTAGACTCTATCGGTCTTGACCAATGTGACCACTTTCGTGTCCGTGAATCGTGCTACCCTCCttatttttagatattttttatcATTAGGTCTATTTATACCCGGAATGCCCACATGTAGTTTCAACAGCCCGCCGGTAAGAAAACTTAAAGTTAATGTCTCCATGTCCGTGCCCTCACCCAGGTGGCTCCTCATGATGCGGATCTTGACGCCCGCGCCCGCTCTCACCTAGTTATTGTTTGACCCCTTAGTGTAGTCATGTTCTTAGAAAGAGTTATCGTGACTCTTTTTGGACAGAAATCATGATCCAAGTTGAACCTCAGACCTCTCAGAAACATGCTCACACCTTTCTGTTTGAAATGGTAGTCTCTTTTTATGCTTTCGATTATCTCCGTAACATATTTGAAACGTAAATTGACTGAAAAATAGACTTGGGTAGACCCCCCTTTTGGAGCTCTTTGAATTGACACCTTTTGGTGTCCACGTATATAAGCCTATTTTGACTCCTTTACCAAAGCTGCATATTATAATCTTGGCTATGAGATAATATTAATGCTTGACACTTTCACATACCTGTATAGGTCTATTAGCTAAACAACTGAACTGTCGAGAATCGAATGACTCTTTTATGTCTGTACTGTGATCAAGACCATTAATGGAGTCAACTTGACACCGATTTCTTTTCTGTGTGATAAAGGATCCTGTGGAGTCGCGTGAGTCAGTTCGGACTCTCCTCAATATGCTTTGTATTGCCCTCCAACAGCATTATCGTAACTCTCTCACATATGATATAGGCTTGACACTGCCATATACTCAAAAAGCTGGAGAAGCTATAGATACAGTCGAACCGACTCTTTAATGTCTGCATTAGGACTCTCTTTAGTACTCTGGCACTTTAGATCTATAGTTGCGAGTCAACGCGACACCTTTATTTTTTCGGTGTGTACTCTTTGACGGAgtcacatttaacatgtttaagcagtACTCTTTACATTAGTCACGGATCTCCTCTGAGGGAATCACATTGACGCCCATATAATAGTTGAATAACCTTAGGATATAAAGGGAGTCAGGTAGACTCTCATCTGTACTTTGTATTGACCCCTTTTGGTATCTGCATAAATTTGACTCCGTAGACAAGTCATATTGACCCTCCAAAAGAGTAATTTTGACTCTCTCAGATACATACTTGACACTTTCATATACTCAAATAGCTGGAGAAACTACCTAGAGTCGAACCAACTCTTTAATGTCACATCAGGACTCTTTATAAAACTCTAGCATGTCAGACCCCTTAATCGAGTCAATTTGACACCTTTATTTTTCTGTGTGTAGGTATTATAAATAGGTCTTCAAACCTCGATTTTGCTTCCAAAACTATGAGGAATGGGTTAAAACCAAAGATTCTCAGTCTGCGCTAAACCGTGGTTATGGGAGTAAAACACCGGTTCGACTGGCGAATTCGTGGTTTAGATAAACCAAATTTGGGTCATACTTACATAAACGTGCCGGCCGGGGGGGCACATCGAAAAATTTTGGtaggtatgctcccccggaattttgaggtggtgggtctttgggagctgacgacaAACcaataaaagggggtcttttggagctgcgaacaagtaaaatggggacttttggagctgcgatcagtccaaatcaagggtctttcttggctttctggttgaaaatcgccttataaaacctttcagagctgaaatgaccaaaatcaagggtctttcggagctctattttggtcaaatatagggggtctttcggagctgcgatatccaaaaagggggtgtttccgggggagcatacccgtatggtcatttgtgttgagtgcccccccccccccgggcgtgCCGGTACCTTTCCAATTGCAGTGTAACCAgctctcttaaattggccgattgaaaaatgtcaatcttttaacgattgatgataggaatcaatctaaatagattgaaaaaaatgttcactctaactctctttgtagactgatttcactataatcaagtgttactcctaatgtactgccaaacgACTTGTGTTGCATaggtttggaatgagatttcaaactgttttagagtgaacattttcaaacttttttcaacTGGGTAGGAGTTGTCCCTAATTTGAGACGGCAaatgattgaaaaacaatgaaaatcaatcctttcgactgaaaattcaatcgaaaaaagATTTGCCTctaactttaatcgctaaaagattgtaaaagattgagaatcactccttttgactgaaaaaaaagtttgaaaaattcaaatcacccgactgaatatatagtcgaaaacgatttgtccctaattcggtacggcgagattgaaaattcaatcttatGGATTGAATgttcaatcgggcaatttaagacAGAGGGATGTGCAGCTAAAAAAGCGCACACCATATGCAAACCTCAATAAACCACCGAAGCTAAACGTGGTTGGCTCTTCCCGTCTTCCGAGTTATCGTACGGGTAAGATAAGAGAGACAATAAGCAGTTTAGTTCCGTAGTTCAATTATTCACGTGAGCAAACTGTGACTGCGCCGGGACTCGAACTCGCATTACCGCACACCTCACATTTAACATCACGGATGAAtgtatcaagtctttgccattttaaAGATGTATAGttgtatatactttagaccaacaatttagcagttataaggatttttaaaaagtttccataattccagggttaaggacTGCTCAAATAGGTAGGCTACATAGACATGATAAAGATTTATTTTGGGAcactgttaaggggtactacaccctgtggtaaatttgtgactatttttgcattttctcaaaaataataacacactggtaacaaaagttacacatattattggggcaaggaatccaattattacactgaaatttcagtgactcaaaacactcggttcagtatatatgataggaaaagaggtacatcctagctgtacctcatttcttatcataaataatgaaccgcttgtcttgggtcactgaaatttcagtgtagtaattgaattccttgccctataatatacataacttttgttaccactgtgttattagttttgagaaaatgcaaaaaaaagtcataaatttatggaggggtgtagtacccccttaatttacgAAATTGTCACGGaaacaaacataggcctattgaTAAACCCTTTGGAATTCCCGCTGGTTTACCAAAATACGGGAACGGCCTGAACGAACCTGTGCACTTTGTCCTTATATATACCACTTGAACAATTTACTGAGTTTATGTGACGTTTCTATTTTTTATGACGTATCTATAATTATGACGCATCCCACTTGAAGGGAAATTCCCGGCTGATTATCAGGATTGCTAaccttttaaaatgaatttggttcATTTTTCCAAACCTGATGTTCGGCCACATTCATTGTTCTCGTACAAAACAGACCaataattttgaattaatgtcttAAACACCAGATAGTAAAGTgggtttttgttttcattttacctcgttatttcgggATTTTCGgcataaaatgaccagaaactgtCCTGACAGTTCTTTctaattatttcataatttttggcacagaattaataataaaacataaatttgACCATAACTGTAGGGCCCAAAATGGTTTAAATGCAAAACATAAATTTGACCATAACTGTAGGGCCCAAAATGGTTTAAATTTTAAGAACAATATAATGTTGAATTATGTTCCTAATCCAGTTACGAAAACCCTCACTGTTTCCCCATTAAAATGTCACGTAGACCTAACTAGGGTGTCCAATTTGCCAAAAAAAGCAGTCATTGAGTCCCCTTAAAATGCGTCATTCAGTGAAACCTGATGCATGAAATGCGCCCATAACAGTGCCGAAATAAAAAATCTGGTCATTCTAGAAAAAATTTTCGGCGAGAGCTATTCCAAAACCGGTCGTTCAGAACTATTGGGTCAGTGACAAAACAAGTGGTcccacatccccgtcacccattttcagTGAGCACACCAACGGGACATCTAATTACGTAAAAGTCTTATTTTGGAATAAGTACTCAACCTAACACTAATTATCTCATAACCCCTATACAGGAGTGTGATTAAAAGCTtttgaaatatccagaaaattgtttttaaaaaatccagaaaaacagTGCGAACTCgggcaaaaataccctaaaacgggctgaaaatcaataatatTGCGTAAATTTCGACCACaaaaatccagacaaatcacACCTCTGCCTATAATCCTAACTCTACAATAAGTTATGCATGTTGAtctttactccctattccagaaaaatacagaactaattttttgggattaaaaaaatattatcctttttttttagctaaatagctaaatcctaatcctttagttagtcctaactagcaataaaagtgaaattttaatatttggctaatgttgggaaataagggccaaaaacatgcgtgtttagggtgtttttcgtatgctgtgacaatcaagccctaaGACTTGTACTATGACTATTTTCAGTTAATGCATTATAATTTTTAGAAAAGATATGttttattcttataaccaatcatttaattaaagtaacacacacaaaaatgttagcaaaatttcggcacataatcaagattttgaatgattAGACTTGTTCAAAGTCTTTGATTTTTTTGACTCGATTGTCTAAAAACAagccaaaatgcatgtttttggccctttattaaaacatttggccaaatagtgaattttaactTTAATTGCCAGTTatgactaactaaaggattatgatgcagctgtgtttcatttagcaaaacaacATCATATTTGTTTTATTCCAAAAAATAAGTTCTGTACTTTTCTGCACTGGGGAGTAGAACTTCTAGCCTTCATATcgaaacactttttttttcaattatgttCAGGATATGTTCCTGGGAATCAACAGAAGGCATAGCTCTAGAACAGCAGTTGCACCCTGGAGATGAGCTTATCAAGGTGAATGATATCAAGGTCCAAGGTCGTGATGCCAAATTTGTCTACAATGTGCTATCTTCCCTGGACACAAATGAGGTAAATAATAACGTTCCTGCAAAACCTAACATGTCAGCAGACCGGAgtttggtcgaagcaacctaaaaatcgattttcattatctagatcaatatattattgaaaattaacaccttgatgttttgcaaaaggtcaatctacaaatcgtatactttgcaaacttgcttaatttattgttgttaattagttattagtgctatgaattgagcaatgcagtttttgccaaagctcactaccattcgtaagatgctgtgaactaccaactcacaacagtttaaaataattaataaccttaatacttCTATTATAGATGCACACAattaaaattgatcaatttttaattgattttagaATCATTTGTTGCGATATATTTCTAACaaacaattttgcaaaacattatgTTCGAatgtttgcatcaagttttcaaaaatgttttagaacCTTGTTGAAACATTTTCATACCCAAggcaaaaaaagttttctgtaaaacattttgtttttgctgttGAAGTGTCATCCCTAAAATTTAACTCAAGACAGGCCTCGAGACCTTTCTTTTTCTGATTTGATTTGTAATCTTTCTCAATATGCAATTCTAGATTTGCTTGACGTTGAAAAGAGCTCCGCATGCTACTGCGCTAATCGTAGACCGTCAATTCCCAGACCAAAGTTTAGGCATCACAGTGGAAAACAATATCGTAAGTAGAAAACTTTTAAAAGAGTCGTACCTGATTATGTCAGGTGGGTCGCGTTTGCAGTGGCGTAGTCAGGGCTAAGTTTTGCCCCCCTTAGTCCTCCACCCTATACTCCACGTGACGTGAgctgctggccgccctgatatttaagattttagacctttttgtgctttttagcccatttttgacaatttgtgtCAAATGTTGCCCCCCCCTGAATAATTCCTGGCTGCGCCACTACGAGTTTAAAACACTAACAACAAATTAACCAGACCGGTAAACACATATATATAATAAACACATTGCACTTTTTAAATCCATCATGTCATTAAGcccattaacctataattagtaAATTGGTTGGTTCAACGTCCAACATTTGGTCGTAAAATTATGTTATCAACGTTAAAGCAATAATTGACATCAAAAAAACTTTCATATACAACCCTTCTATAGCCAATAATTATACAACATTCCAAACCCACTGGTTCCACTTGAAATGACCAGACCTTTATATTTAAGAGTCTGgtcatttcattttgatataatctTATTTACTTCCGAATTTATCCTCAATGACAGATCAAGAAAATCTCCGCATCAGGAGCGTTTGGTTCTTCCACCACTCTCAGTTGCCAGACTACAGGTGTCATCAATGCTGGTACATTGGTTGATTGGGCTATCACTGAAATCAACTGGCAACCACTCAACTTCTATGCAAATACAACAGAGGTAGGCCTCAACAAATCTTATACATTTCCAGGGCTCAGCGCAACACTGCCTTATctccactgggctattccatttaaaatccacactacccctgtggaagatttagcttttaagctaaatcttccacagggtagtgtggaagacttaaaaatcttccacagtgggagtatgagtttcaaatagaatagacaattgggtaacttccatttaaaatactcacttcagttgtggaagatataggtaaagccataaaacagggggagtatgggtttcaaaatgattaaccctgaccaattacatttacaaaacttactccctctgtggaacatatttctcaaatcttccacaggggtatcgtgtggattttaagtggaatagcccatttttggcgaaaatgagattttgataccaaaattttcAGGACATAAGGGCTTCCTGTGGACAACAAAATGTCCATTTCCAAGCCCAATAAATCTACAGACCAACCAGTTCACTATGCCAATATAAAAAGATCTATGCCTCAAAAATGTGACACATTTTGAGGGCTCACTTAAGgattcggatagcaacgtttgcacggtattttttgtgggacatgagcacatcagacatgtcaaattgcatgctgaatatgtgacatgatctggtccatgggggccaaaggcggcaaatttgaaactgagataaaggcaaaaatatggagtaaaaaacaataaaatacataagaaaatagacatcaaagaacttcataactttagaaccaagtatgctagacatttgaTGTTTTCAGTGAATGATAGACTTTTGTaaaaataattacagtaactcaattttcaaaaatgcctcctttggcccccatggaccagatcgtgtcacatatgaggaatgtccaaattttgtggcaattattcaaaattgatattcatgacatttaacagtcctcaaaggctcaaagtaaactttataaatctaatgatatgtacttaaagtgtaagtagctgggaggaaaagctgtccatcatttgaaaattttgacctattgaagatacacatttttccccaaaagaccttaaatGTTTAGGACtgctaaatgtcaaaaatatcaattttgaataatttgccataaatttgtattaccgtattcattccaataagtgcccaaggcacttaacaaagtcatttttgggtgggcacttattttttacatggtttaccaaattttttcctAACAATCGTTTATTAGAGACGAATTTATgtacgttataaaagggtcctgagacgttctattAGCTTTTCtgattgcaagtttacacaggacttctaatcccACAGCTATTTTACTGTATTcacgtctatccgtcacttcaacattattaattaatcaaataccctgggtgggcacttattggggcatgggcgttTATTGAAACGAATACGGTTGTCTTGTATtataagtctgatgtgctctcatgtcccacaaaataatcTGTGCAAATATTGCTATCCGATTCATTAACCTTAGGCTCATCGCAAAACtctcaaaatatttggcaaagattTTGGTAGAAAAATTTAGGCTTTCCAGTGGCATCAAAAACTTATGTCCATTTCCGACCCCAATAAAGTATAGACCAGTGAAACACAGCCCTGCATAAAACAGGCTTATGAAGCCAGAATTCTTAAATATAAACATAATTTTATCAAATGACCAAAATTGTTGCAATGTGCCCTTgatttggtgggttttttttggtggggggggggggggttgttgttttttcaagtAGCAGTTATGatatataatttttatataattattttttaaaaaccacaACCACAACAACAACAGTCATTGCCATTCATGTTTCACTTATTTGATCTATATCAAAGGTTGAAGCACTTCTTCAGAAGGGGAAAAAGGAAGTAGCCCTGGTCGTGCAGCCATCAGATCTGGTACAAGCGATGAAAGAAGCAGACACCTTATGCTCAAGATGTGGGACACCATCAAGTCCACCAAGTTCACCAAAATGCAACCAGTGCCGTCACAACTTTAAATCTACTTCATGAATGTATATTTCAGTCACTGTCAtaaaatacagtggaaactcattataacgaagttgtcagggacacagaaattagttctttatatccaaatttcgttatatcagggttgtaaaaacaataaataacaaaagaatgttgtatcttggttctggaaaaatacttctttataacagggtttttcttgtatcagatttcgttataatgaggttttactgtagcTTGCATTTGTTAactttgagctattccagttgaaatccatacattgtACACccccaattgaaatctacacccggcgtgtgggagattcaggttatgtcttccatagatggcatatgaatttcaactggaatagcaaagCCATCATTAAAGTAAAATGGTAAGCTTGTGACCAAAATATGGTCAGGGTTTACTTTAATGCACAAAACACGCATATTTACGTGTTCACACACTTTGCGGACCTCTTCAAATCCAAAGTTCAAAATCCAATGTGTACAAAAAGCAAGATTTAGTGGTTTGaaccagacctgccaacctaccaaagtcagaaagagggacattgagaccaaaaccttgcacatgtacacaaaccaggtaccgacaaatcaaagacttgaggtgtgcaatactttcagaattcagaaggttttgcaggtctgaatttatcacaatagagttATAGACAAAAGAGAATACTCTAGGAAAATTTTAAactgaaatttgcatcattttctgctgtttttaaatttaaatttgccgtcactgaaattttcagaaaacaggactgtccctcattttcactttggtaaaccccaaatgagggacagtccctcaaaatgagggacagttggcaggtctgggtttctcctaccttaattatttactgaaaatagtttccattatgctattcacctacatgtttggctgctgcattaaTAAGATATTCATATGCAGACTTCGTGTTGCGGAATAATGCACTTGGAATTGCCCACATACACAGAtgtgcaattctcgctattcgcaataagggtgccgccagcggtttgcgacgatcgtgatgtatcatgggatgtaatcgtgatgtatcatgggaaaaggtcgacatccaagtccgcgcaatacgaatattaccatgctattacataggaacacggacaatatttttttagtttgtcaaaataaaggtgtaacacgcgaatcgatactcaataatacttaataatgtgatttgaaatgtgcacaattaattttttctctatcgatttgcgtgtaataccgttatattgacaaactaaaaatattgtcacatgttcctatgtaatagcatggtaatattcgtattgcgcggacttggatgtcgaccttttcccatgatacatcacgattacatcgc
Above is a genomic segment from Amphiura filiformis chromosome 10, Afil_fr2py, whole genome shotgun sequence containing:
- the LOC140162769 gene encoding uncharacterized protein, with amino-acid sequence MTSPNMSTVSHEMPMMRFCSHEELKAGTTRNCHLLQNDIRIKTDSMEKTRIHLKDLTSVEMQERNFTIDKHRYDFIICLKRENDVVYMKADSKQEMEEWYQALLIPLTNLGWLENAENSIKPSSGLTRKCESCKSRKPPSVTPRNRKPVSVHAVEGVFQREFETSNVVADVSKVGLHVTGNRTSCDEDHPIDSYSSQSSMSSDEWSSSSRSMQSSSTAGISAPNVCYQNGTPFKAPVPCTSDLRQHITDCQDVDNNHYEVSPDVFNNNDSQYTALNCGAGGFAIYNAQILNAGETARAKRASRNSSTFESDIPHIRHLEPEVKLRRDAPRSLRSREDSVYSHDYAARQQMSCSQEHSAPDAQRPLQRPSGRQPSVPDIANFANPLRSKENLYLEYRPRYYESSGMTPYYLQPIGPCDEPLEPKTSETERQYSTPYESSRRRASPPLPARDGITNHASLRRFVENKRQDNVTITFQESDLQGGKRLHLANIRGSIWICSWESTEGIALEQQLHPGDELIKVNDIKVQGRDAKFVYNVLSSLDTNEICLTLKRAPHATALIVDRQFPDQSLGITVENNIIKKISASGAFGSSTTLSCQTTGVINAGTLVDWAITEINWQPLNFYANTTEVEALLQKGKKEVALVVQPSDLVQAMKEADTLCSRCGTPSSPPSSPKCNQCRHNFKSTS